The Pseudomonas sp. SCB32 DNA window GTGCCGCCCGGCGTGTTCATTCCCATCGCCGAGGCCAACGGCCTGATCGTGCCGCTGGGCAAGCGCATACTGGAAATGGCCTGCGCCGCGGCACGGGCGCTCGATCAGGCCGGCTTTCCCGATCTGCCCCTGGCGGTCAACGTGTCGCCCCTGCAACTGGCGCGGCAGGAGTTTTCCGAGGAGCTGGTGACGGTGGTTCGCCAGCATGGTATTCGCCCCCAGCGCATCGAGCTGGAGGTCACCGAATCGGCGGCCATGAGCGACCAGCAGGCCGGCGGCACCATCCTGCGCAGCCTGGAGGAGGCCGGGTTCTCCATCGCCATCGACGACTTCGGCACCGGCTATTCGTCGCTCAGCTACCTTCACTCGATCTGCGCGTCGACGCTCAAGGTCGACCAGCGTTTCGTCCGCGAGATCGGCCTGGTCGATGATGAACAGAGCATCGCCGACATGATCATCGCCCTGGGTCATCGCATGCGGATGTGCGTGCTGGCCGAAGGGGTGGAAACCGACGAGCAGGCGACCTGGCTGCGCGAGCATGGCTGCCAGCGTGCCCAGGGCTACCTGTTCGGCCGCCCCGAGCCGCTGGACGCCTTCCTCGAGCGTTTGCGTGAACGGCGTCGTTGAGGATGCGGCCGCGCAGCCTGCCATCCGCATTGGCTGGTTGCGCTTCAATGGCCACTTGTTGCGGCAGCACCGGCGTCACCTGCTGACCCTGGTCGTACCCTGGCTGCTGCTCCTGCTCCTTGGGCTGCCGCTGCTGTGGAACGAACTGGAGCGCGTGGCGCGCGAGCCGGTCCTGCGCGCCCGCGACAGTGTGCGCGAGGAGACCGTGCAGATTCTGACGCGGAACCTGGATCTGCTGCGCCATGACGTGGTGTTCCTCGCCGACCTGCCGCCGGAGCTGATCAGCAGCGACACCCGTCCCGATTCGGTGGCTGCGCGGCTGTTCCTCAGCTTTTCGCGCAGCTCCATCAATTACGAGCAGGTGCGCTGGATCGACGAGCATGGCGATGAGCGCCTGCGGGTCGACAATCGCGATGGCCATGCGGAGCTGGCGCCGCCGGAGCAGTTGCAGAACCGCGCCGATGCTGCCTATTTCAGCGAGGCGGTCGGCCTGCCGGCCGGCAGCGTCTACTTCTCCGAGCTGGACCTGAGCACCGAGCACGGTGTCATCGAACAACCGCTGCAACCGACGCTGCGCGTGGTGAGCCCGGTACTGGATCAGGGCAACCGCCGGGGCGTGGTGGTGCTCAACTACCGTGCCCAGCGCCTGCTCGATCGCCTGCGCCAGTTGGGCTCCCGGCAAGGGGTGAAACTCTATCTGGTGAACAATGACGGTTACTGGATAGTCGGGCCACGCGCCGAGGACGAGTGGAACTGGCAACTGGGTAACGGCGAGCACCGCTTGGCCGTCAGCCAGCCCGGCCTCTGGCAGGCGATGCAGGTGCGCAAGAACGGCCATTGGGTCGGCGAGGGCGGCGACTGGTCCTGGATCGACCTGAACAGCGCCGAAGTGCTGAACAGCCGCGAGGGCGCGCTGGTCGATACGCACCGTTTCGGGCTGCGCGTGCTGGTGGAGGTGCCGGACGCGGCCATCGGCACCTTGGGCTGGCGCTGGAAGCTGCTGGTTGCCGTGCTGGCGTTCGCCATCATCGGCCTTGCGGGGTTCCTGATCCTGCGCCTGATGCGCAGCATGGAGACGGAGGCGTTGCGGCGCAGCGAGCTGGAACGGGTCAATGGCGCATTGATCGAAGCCGGGCGCGACATGCAGGCGATGCAGGTGGAGCTGGCGCGGGTCGAGCGCCTGTCGTCGCTGGGGCTGATGGTCGCCGGGGTTGCCCATGAGATGAACACCCCGCTGGGCGGTGCGAGCCTTGCGCTCTCCACCGCGCAGAGCAGCCTCGGTGAACTGCTTCGGCGCCTCGACACCGGCCTTCGCCGCTCGGACCTGGATCGCTTCCTGGCGGACAGCCGCGAAGCCCTGGCCATCGCCCAGGCCGAGACCACCCGCGCGGCGGGCGTGGTGCAGCGCTTCAAGCAGGTGGCGATGGATCGCACCACGCTGCAGAAACGCCGCTTCGACCTGGCCGAGGCGATACTCGATGCCGATGTGCGCCTGCGCCGCTGGGATCCCCACCAGCCGGTGCAACTGGTGCTGGATTTGCCGGAAGGACTCTGGATGGACAGCTACCCGGGGCCGCTGGGCCAGGTCATCTCCAACCTGCTGGGCAACACCCTCGATCACGCCTTCCCCGACGGCCGGGCGGGGCGGATCAGCATTGCCCTTGCCGCCGACGGACCCGCGTGGGTGGTGCTCAGGTTCAGCGACAACGGCAAGGGCATTGCGCGCGACGACCTGCCGCGCATCCTCGAACCCTTCTTCACTACCGGCCGCCACCGTGGCAATACCGGCCTGGGGCTGCACATCTCGCACCAGATCGTGACCGAGGTGCTGGGAGGGCGGATGCAGGTGGAGAGCGTGTCGGCCAATGAGGCCGAGGGTGTCGGCAGCGGCACCTGCTTTACGCTGCACCTGCCGTGCAGGGGGCCGGATGCGGGGCCGGGCTAGCGAGCGGAGGAGGCCGACCGCATGACGTGGACCCTGGCCCAGCCGCAGCACGCCAGTTGTGAATGCGGCGCTTGCCGGTTCGAGGTCGCGGCGGTACCGGCCGCCCGATTCGTTTGTCACTGCAGGCTATGCCAGGCCTTCACCGGCAAGGCCTTTTCCGACGTCACCA harbors:
- a CDS encoding sensor histidine kinase, translated to MNGVVEDAAAQPAIRIGWLRFNGHLLRQHRRHLLTLVVPWLLLLLLGLPLLWNELERVAREPVLRARDSVREETVQILTRNLDLLRHDVVFLADLPPELISSDTRPDSVAARLFLSFSRSSINYEQVRWIDEHGDERLRVDNRDGHAELAPPEQLQNRADAAYFSEAVGLPAGSVYFSELDLSTEHGVIEQPLQPTLRVVSPVLDQGNRRGVVVLNYRAQRLLDRLRQLGSRQGVKLYLVNNDGYWIVGPRAEDEWNWQLGNGEHRLAVSQPGLWQAMQVRKNGHWVGEGGDWSWIDLNSAEVLNSREGALVDTHRFGLRVLVEVPDAAIGTLGWRWKLLVAVLAFAIIGLAGFLILRLMRSMETEALRRSELERVNGALIEAGRDMQAMQVELARVERLSSLGLMVAGVAHEMNTPLGGASLALSTAQSSLGELLRRLDTGLRRSDLDRFLADSREALAIAQAETTRAAGVVQRFKQVAMDRTTLQKRRFDLAEAILDADVRLRRWDPHQPVQLVLDLPEGLWMDSYPGPLGQVISNLLGNTLDHAFPDGRAGRISIALAADGPAWVVLRFSDNGKGIARDDLPRILEPFFTTGRHRGNTGLGLHISHQIVTEVLGGRMQVESVSANEAEGVGSGTCFTLHLPCRGPDAGPG